The Pirellulales bacterium region GCCGCGGTGCGCATCGCCGTCGACCTGGTGAACGAGGGGCTCATCACCAAGGAAGAGGCGCTTGCCGCCAGACGCATCCCCGCCGACGATCTGAATCAACTCTTGCAGCCAATCTACGACCCGGCCTCGAAGCGCGAGGCGCAAAAGGCTGGCCGGTTGTTGGCCAAAGGCATCAACGCCGGCCCCGGCGCCGCCAGCGGTAAGATTGTCTTACATGCTGCTGACGCTGAGAAAATGTGGGATCGCGATCATCATGTGCAATTGATCCTGGTCCGCCGCGAGACCAGTCCCGAGGACTTGCGCGGCATGAAAGTGGCTAAAGGCATCTTGACCGCCTTCGGCGGGGCCAGCTCGCACGCGGCGCTGGTCAGCCGGCAGATGGGCAAGGCCTGCATCGTGGGCTGCAGCGATCTGGAGATCGATTACAAGGCCGGAACGGTCAAAGTAGGCGGCAAGACGCTTCGCGAGGGAGACGCCATTTCGATCGATGGATTCACCGGCGAGGTGTTCGAGGGCGCCGTGCAGGATCGACCCAGCGAAATCCTGCAGGTGTTGATAGCCAAAACTCTCAAGCCCGAGGCGTCCGAAACCTATGGCCGTTACGCTCAGCTCATGAGCTGGGCCGACGAGTACCGCCGACTCAAGGTTCGCACCAACGCCGACGAGCCGAAGCAGGCCGAGGAAGCGATCGCTTTTGGCGCCGAAGGCATTGGCCTGTGCCGCACCGAACATATGTTCTTCGATCATATCGACGAATTCCGCGAGATGATCCTCGGCGAAACTATCGAAGCGCGCGAGAAGGCGCTCGCCAAGCTATTGCCGTTCCAGCGCGAAGACTTCTGCGGCATCTTCAAGGCCATGACTGGCAAACCCGTGACAATCCGGCTCTTGGATCCGCCGTTGCACGAATTTTTGCCGCACGAGTCTTCCGAACAGGCCGAACTGGCTAAGAAGATCGGCACGACGGCGGAGACGATCGCGCGCCGCGTGCACGACTTGCACGAGTTCAACCCCATGCTCGGTCATCGCGGTTGCCGACTCGGCATCGTTTTCCCGGAGATCACGCGGATGCAAGCCCGCGCCATCTTTGAGGCCGCCTGCGACGCCAAGAAGGCCGGCGCCACGCCGATCCCGGAAGTGATGATCCCCTTGGTGGGCTTCGTCACCGAGTATCGCAATCAAGAAAAGATCGTTCGCGACACCGCCGAGCAGGTCTTTCAAGAGAAAGGCATGAAGGTCGATTACCTAGTCGGCACCATGATCGAGATCCCGCGCGCGGCGCTTCGCGCTGACGAGATCGCCAAACACGCCGAGTTCTTCAGCTTCGGCACCAACGACCTCACGCAGACGACGCTCGGTATGAGCCGCGACGATTACGGCGGTTTCATCACTTACTATCGCGAACACGACATTGTGCCGAATGATCCCTTCCAGACGATTGATCAATCGGGTGTCGGCGATCTGATGGCGATTGGCGTTGAACGCGGGCGCAGCGAGCGCAAGAACCTCAAGATCGGCATCTGCGGCGAACATGGTGGCGATCCGGCTAGTGTGGTCTTCTGCAACAAGCTCGGTTTCGACTATGTGAGCTGCTCCCCCTTCCGTGTGGCGATCGCGCGGCTAGCGGCAGCGCAGGCCGCGGTGGCGGACAAGGCCAAGAAGTAACTCGCCGCGCCACCACGAGCGCAGGCCGCCACGAGCATTGAAGTTCACCAATCGCAGATTGGCATACCGACTGAGGCGCCGCCTCAGCCAGCGAGTCGCCTCCGCGAGTGCTCGTGTCCGCTCGACTGATTCGCTTCGACTAACTTGAGCGTGACCGGCGCCGGACCGCGTCGCTCCGCGACGAATCCGCGCTTGCAGATGGCCAGGAACGGCTCCATTGACGCGGCGGGCCCCGCCGCGAACTGCTGGGCCAATCTCCGCAATGTCTCCGCGCGGCTGTGCCCCCCGCGATAGATCAGCCGATACGCGGCCTTGAGCTCCGCTACCTGACTGGTGCTGTAGCCATTGCGGCGTAGACCGATCAAATTGAGACCGACCGCCAGGCTGGTGGCGCCATCAATCGTGGTGAAAGGCAGCACGTCCTGAGTAACATGCGCCTGACCTCCCACCATCGCCAAACAACCGACGCGACAGAATTGATGAATCGCGACCGCGCCCGAGATGAATGCGCGATCTTCCACCAGCACATGCCCGGCCAGCAGCACGTTGTTAGCCATGATGATGTGATTGCCCACCGTGCAATCGTGGGCGACGTGCGCGTTCGCCATCAGATAATTGTGGTCGCCAATGCAGGTGGCCGTGCCCGGCCGCAGCGCGCGATGTAGCGTGACGTTCTCGCGAAAGGTGTTGTGCGAACCCACGATCAACCCGCCCACGTCGCTCGGTTTGTGGACGTGTTGCGGCAAGCCGCCCAGCACGGCCCCTTCATAGACGTGATTGTGCGGCCCCAATCGTGTGCCCCGCTTGATGGTCACTCGCCCTTCAAGACGGCAGCCATCGCCGAGTTCCGTGTCGGGTTCGACGATCGAAAAGGGTCCGATTTCTATGTCGTGACCTAGTTGCGCATCGGGGCTGACGATGGCCAGCGGATGGATCTTCACTATGAACCTCGGCGAAGTTGGGTCGTTGCGGCAGGCCGGCGGCGAATGCGGGTAAAATCGCCGCTGGTCTCAGGCAAGTTGCCGATCCGCTGCGGGAAAACGGTCGGCTACGCTTTCTTATCGGCCTTGCCGCGTCAACCGATTAGCCGCTCGTTTCCGAGTGTTAGGGTTTTGCAGCAACCGATGGCCTCAGATCGACGGTTTGTCGCTACTACCACAGACAACGAGGTTTGTGTCTGTTCGGGCGTCAGCGTTGCAAGAGCGACTTCCTTGACCCTGCTTCGCCAGCTTTCCAGAATGAGACAAGCGAAACGCCCCGCTGGGCTGATTGCACTGCTGGCAAAGTCATTGGAGAGACGAATGTCCGATAGTCACGAACTGTACAATCAAGCTGAGAAACTGAAGGACGAAGGCAATCTTGAAGCAGCAATTGCCAAGCTCAACGAATTGTTGGCCCAGGACGGCAAGTTCGTGCTTGCCCATTCGGCGATGGCCGTTTTGCTAGGCAAGGTAGGTCGCCATCCAGAGGCTGTGGACCATGCGAGAAAAGTTTGCGAACTGGAGCCCAACGAGCCATTCAGTTTCACGCAACTCAGCGTCATCTGTCAGCGCGCTGGCTTGATTCCTCAAGCCGAAGACGCCATGGCGCGCGCTCGCATGTTGCAACAAGGCCACTAACGCGTCAGGAACCACGATGCGCTTCCTTTGCTGTTTGCTCGCAACGCTGCCGCTCGCGTCGTTGGCGACCGCTGCCGATTCCTCCAAGTCGCAGTATCGCAAGGCGTTCGTCGACACATTAAGCGCCGGCGCCGATTTTCAGGTTCAAGGAGAATACGCCGGCCAACTCACGGATGGGTCGAAATACGGCGTGCAGATCGTTTCGCTCGGCGATGGCAAGTTCCGCGCGGTCGGGTACCAAGGTGGCCTTCCGGGCGATGGCTGGAACGGCTCGGAGAGGGTGATTACCGAAAGCAGCGACGATCGAGAAGCGGGTTCGGGGGGGGCGGAATTCAAGTCAGATCACGGTAGCGGGATCGCCAAAGGAGGCCTGTTGGAGCTGTTCGACGCCAGCGGCAAACCTGCCGGCACGCTGCCGCAAGTGCATCGTGAAAGTCCAACGCTCGGAGCAACTCCTCCGGCGGGCGCCGTGGTGCTGTTCGACGGACATTCCGCCGACGCTTGGCGCGGAGGACGTGTGAAAGACGGCCTCATGCAAGTCGGTGGCCAATCTAAGCAATCGTTCGACGACTTCACGCTGCATCTGGAGTTTCTGCTCCCTTATATGCCGTATGCGCGCGGACAGGATCGTGGCAACAGCGGCCTGTTTTTGCAGCGCCGCTACGAAGTGCAAATACTGGATTCATTCGGTCTCGACGGGGCCGACAACGAATGTGGCGCGGTCTATCACTTTCAAAAGCCGCTGGTGAACATGTGTCTGCCGCCGTTGTCATGGCAGACCTACGACATGGATTTCAAAATGGCTCGATTTGACGCCAGCGGCAATAAGACGGCCAATGCGCGTGTCACGGTGAAGCACAACGGCGTGTTGATCCACGACCAACTCGAGTTGACCCGCACGAGCGACAGTCCTTGGAAGGTCGCCGAAACGGCCGATGGCGGGCCGTTCTATATTCAGTATCACGGGGCGCCGGTGCAATTTCGCAACATCTGGATCGTGCCCGGCTCTGCCGGAAAAAATTGAGGCAGCTTGCCTCGCAACGAGATAAGCTAAAGTTGAATCAAATCGGCAAAGCGGGTGGACAAAATTGACTTGTAACTTTCGGTTGTGGACGGCGATTGCTTTGCCGATAGAATTCTCTGTCGCCAATGGGGGGCGGCTGACACGAGCCAAGAGGGACCAATCGCTCTCGTCCAGGATTCCGTCGGAGGTGGACACATTGTGTAATCGATGGCCCAGGACATCAAACGGCCGCGCCTAGCGCTGCCCGTCCTGCGCCAATCTCGAAGCGACGCCACCGTCGCAATCGACGAGAGCTTGGTCCTTCAGGCCGCAGTATGCAAACCGCATACTGCGGCTTTTTTCGTACCCTGTCGGGTCGTGTGCTTCATGCCGTTTGGCCTGAGCGGCCTGACGCGAACAATTCTCGCGCGAGCGAGGATAGGTCAGCG contains the following coding sequences:
- the ppdK gene encoding pyruvate, phosphate dikinase, which gives rise to MAAAHEKYVFSFGPQGTDGDATMRDILGGKGANLAEMTRIGLPVPAGFTIGTNVCTYFYDHDRQYPPQLKALVDEAMRKIEQAMGAQFGSTKNPLLVSCRSGARDSMPGMMDTVLNIGLNDDTVQALAEQSQNERFAWDSYRRFVQMYGDVVLDLKPKDKTEIDPFEKLLEEKKHAAGVKLDNELSPKHLKELVVEFKKAIKDQTGKDFPTDPMQQVWGAIGAVFGSWMNDRAIVYRRMNGIPHEWGTAVNVQAMVFGNLGDDCATGVAMTRDVALGAPGINGDYLINAQGEDVVAGIRTPKRIEETLGKDMPAGFKQLEEIGKLLERHYKEVQDIEFTIQRGKVWMLQTRNAKRTGFAAVRIAVDLVNEGLITKEEALAARRIPADDLNQLLQPIYDPASKREAQKAGRLLAKGINAGPGAASGKIVLHAADAEKMWDRDHHVQLILVRRETSPEDLRGMKVAKGILTAFGGASSHAALVSRQMGKACIVGCSDLEIDYKAGTVKVGGKTLREGDAISIDGFTGEVFEGAVQDRPSEILQVLIAKTLKPEASETYGRYAQLMSWADEYRRLKVRTNADEPKQAEEAIAFGAEGIGLCRTEHMFFDHIDEFREMILGETIEAREKALAKLLPFQREDFCGIFKAMTGKPVTIRLLDPPLHEFLPHESSEQAELAKKIGTTAETIARRVHDLHEFNPMLGHRGCRLGIVFPEITRMQARAIFEAACDAKKAGATPIPEVMIPLVGFVTEYRNQEKIVRDTAEQVFQEKGMKVDYLVGTMIEIPRAALRADEIAKHAEFFSFGTNDLTQTTLGMSRDDYGGFITYYREHDIVPNDPFQTIDQSGVGDLMAIGVERGRSERKNLKIGICGEHGGDPASVVFCNKLGFDYVSCSPFRVAIARLAAAQAAVADKAKK
- the lpxA gene encoding acyl-ACP--UDP-N-acetylglucosamine O-acyltransferase, which produces MKIHPLAIVSPDAQLGHDIEIGPFSIVEPDTELGDGCRLEGRVTIKRGTRLGPHNHVYEGAVLGGLPQHVHKPSDVGGLIVGSHNTFRENVTLHRALRPGTATCIGDHNYLMANAHVAHDCTVGNHIIMANNVLLAGHVLVEDRAFISGAVAIHQFCRVGCLAMVGGQAHVTQDVLPFTTIDGATSLAVGLNLIGLRRNGYSTSQVAELKAAYRLIYRGGHSRAETLRRLAQQFAAGPAASMEPFLAICKRGFVAERRGPAPVTLKLVEANQSSGHEHSRRRLAG
- a CDS encoding scaffolding protein; amino-acid sequence: MSDSHELYNQAEKLKDEGNLEAAIAKLNELLAQDGKFVLAHSAMAVLLGKVGRHPEAVDHARKVCELEPNEPFSFTQLSVICQRAGLIPQAEDAMARARMLQQGH
- a CDS encoding DUF1080 domain-containing protein, whose protein sequence is MRFLCCLLATLPLASLATAADSSKSQYRKAFVDTLSAGADFQVQGEYAGQLTDGSKYGVQIVSLGDGKFRAVGYQGGLPGDGWNGSERVITESSDDREAGSGGAEFKSDHGSGIAKGGLLELFDASGKPAGTLPQVHRESPTLGATPPAGAVVLFDGHSADAWRGGRVKDGLMQVGGQSKQSFDDFTLHLEFLLPYMPYARGQDRGNSGLFLQRRYEVQILDSFGLDGADNECGAVYHFQKPLVNMCLPPLSWQTYDMDFKMARFDASGNKTANARVTVKHNGVLIHDQLELTRTSDSPWKVAETADGGPFYIQYHGAPVQFRNIWIVPGSAGKN